A part of Bacillus horti genomic DNA contains:
- a CDS encoding acetyl-CoA C-acetyltransferase: MTKTVIISAARTPFGRFGGALKDKQAVELGATVLEEVAKRGQVNPADVDHVIMGMVLQGGAGQIPSRQAARLAGYPWEVQSETINKVCASGLRAVTLADQMIRAGDADAIAAGGMESMSNAPYLLPKARWGMRMGDGQVKDSMIHDGLTCSFENVHMAVHGSQVAAEFNVSRDTQDEWALRSHQLAVAAVEEGKLEDELVPISIPQRKGDPIIVKKDEAPRKDTDLVKLAKLPPVFTPDGSITAGNAPGVNDGAGAFMLMSKERAKKEGKQPLATILGHAAVGAEAPYLAKTPALAIQKLLKQTGYQVSDIDLFEINEAFAAVALTSAELAGIPHEKLNVNGGAIALGHPIGASGARILMTLIYELKRRGGGLGIAAICSGAAQGDAILIQV, translated from the coding sequence ATGACTAAGACGGTAATTATTAGTGCGGCAAGAACGCCATTTGGCAGGTTTGGAGGGGCTTTGAAGGATAAGCAAGCTGTTGAGCTAGGTGCTACCGTATTAGAGGAGGTAGCGAAGAGGGGACAGGTAAACCCTGCTGATGTAGACCATGTGATTATGGGGATGGTCCTGCAAGGAGGAGCAGGACAAATTCCTTCCCGTCAAGCGGCAAGGCTGGCAGGCTATCCATGGGAGGTTCAAAGTGAAACGATTAATAAGGTGTGTGCATCAGGATTAAGAGCAGTAACCCTAGCTGATCAAATGATTCGTGCAGGGGATGCTGACGCTATCGCAGCTGGAGGCATGGAAAGCATGAGCAATGCACCATACCTTCTTCCTAAAGCAAGATGGGGGATGCGTATGGGCGATGGACAGGTAAAGGACTCCATGATCCATGACGGCTTGACCTGTAGTTTTGAAAACGTTCACATGGCCGTGCATGGTAGTCAGGTAGCTGCTGAATTTAACGTTAGTCGCGACACTCAAGATGAATGGGCTTTGCGCAGTCATCAGCTAGCTGTTGCGGCTGTGGAGGAAGGTAAACTGGAGGATGAGCTAGTACCAATCAGCATTCCGCAGCGAAAAGGAGACCCAATCATCGTTAAAAAGGATGAAGCTCCTAGGAAGGATACGGATTTAGTAAAGCTTGCGAAGCTACCGCCAGTATTTACACCTGATGGAAGCATTACAGCTGGAAATGCTCCAGGTGTTAACGATGGAGCAGGTGCCTTTATGCTGATGAGTAAGGAGAGGGCAAAGAAGGAAGGCAAGCAGCCTCTTGCTACGATTCTTGGCCATGCTGCCGTTGGAGCGGAAGCCCCGTATCTTGCTAAGACTCCTGCCTTAGCTATTCAAAAGCTACTGAAGCAGACTGGATATCAGGTCAGTGACATTGATCTTTTTGAAATCAATGAAGCGTTTGCTGCTGTAGCATTAACAAGTGCTGAACTGGCAGGGATTCCACATGAGAAGCTCAATGTAAATGGAGGAGCGATAGCTTTAGGCCATCCGATAGGAGCTAGTGGAGCGAGGATTTTAATGACTTTGATTTACGAGCTGAAAAGACGTGGCGGAGGCTTAGGTATTGCGGCCATATGCTCTGGAGCCGCTCAGGGAGATGCCATTCTCATTCAGGTATAA
- a CDS encoding putative bifunctional diguanylate cyclase/phosphodiesterase → MKDDDDLQDASQLNYLEQVIDHIQESTSLYNGKEFFTQLTHSLSRLLRIDYVMIGEYFASYREQNHIQSIAVSYKGSETTPLIYPLLGSAFEQLENGDICCFSQGAHRLFPRDKIIKKHNIEACAGITLTDSKGDKIGMFIMLHRKPFEVAFELKHIMKLFSFRISFELERMKYDKKVEALAYLDELTGLPNRNRFIEYIEQGMALSEQHNSKLAVLNIDLDRFKKVNETEGYETADLLLQMVAERLKEAKLTLPYMLSRIGGNKFSVLLPQYEKAYQVNQMAEELLLLFDQPFMIQNNEHYLTASVGISLFPNDGTRPRQLILHADQAINQARKHVGNTYEFYTPQRDVQFVKEAHLEKKLYKALERNELSLHFQPQVDAEHQALIGWEVLLRWENKEEGPVSPATFIPIIEEAGLIIPIGYWIIEQACLKIKEWESLYPEHVCVMINLSAYQLVHYNFAQRVHKIMSKTGVRPEQLGFEITENMSLHGIDSALSVLRELKALGLKLALDDFGTGFSTFSYLKHFPIDVVKIDRAFVKDINTDQHSLAICRSIIDVCHSLNFKVLAEGVELQEQSNLLKELGCDAFQGYFYSPPMPSSKVQTYVEEYNGSQ, encoded by the coding sequence ATGAAGGATGACGATGATTTACAGGATGCAAGTCAATTAAATTATTTGGAGCAGGTGATAGACCACATCCAAGAATCTACTTCCCTGTATAATGGTAAAGAATTTTTTACTCAGCTAACACATAGCCTATCTCGGTTACTGCGGATAGATTATGTGATGATTGGCGAATACTTCGCCTCATATAGAGAACAGAACCACATCCAAAGTATAGCTGTTTCGTACAAAGGCTCAGAAACTACCCCATTGATTTATCCGCTGCTTGGATCAGCGTTTGAGCAGCTTGAGAACGGGGATATCTGTTGTTTTAGTCAAGGCGCTCATCGGCTGTTTCCTAGGGATAAGATCATTAAGAAGCATAATATCGAAGCTTGTGCAGGAATTACTTTAACAGATTCTAAGGGTGATAAAATTGGTATGTTTATTATGCTTCATCGAAAGCCCTTTGAAGTGGCTTTTGAGCTAAAGCATATTATGAAATTATTTTCCTTTAGAATTTCCTTTGAGCTTGAAAGAATGAAGTATGATAAAAAAGTCGAGGCCTTAGCTTATTTAGATGAACTGACTGGTCTGCCTAATCGCAACCGATTTATTGAATATATTGAACAGGGAATGGCCCTTTCAGAGCAGCACAATAGTAAGCTTGCCGTGTTGAATATTGATTTGGATCGTTTTAAAAAAGTAAACGAAACAGAAGGCTATGAAACGGCAGACCTTTTACTTCAAATGGTAGCTGAGCGGCTGAAGGAGGCTAAGCTCACGCTTCCTTACATGCTATCCAGAATAGGGGGGAATAAATTCTCTGTTCTTCTTCCACAGTATGAAAAGGCCTATCAGGTCAACCAAATGGCTGAGGAGCTATTACTACTATTTGACCAGCCCTTTATGATTCAGAACAATGAGCACTATTTAACAGCTAGCGTCGGTATCAGCTTGTTCCCCAACGATGGAACTAGACCAAGGCAGCTTATTTTGCATGCCGATCAAGCTATTAATCAAGCAAGAAAGCACGTGGGAAATACGTATGAATTTTATACTCCTCAAAGAGATGTTCAATTTGTTAAAGAGGCACATTTAGAAAAGAAGCTGTATAAGGCATTAGAGCGCAACGAGCTATCCCTTCATTTTCAGCCTCAAGTAGATGCTGAGCACCAAGCCTTAATTGGTTGGGAGGTATTATTGCGTTGGGAAAACAAAGAAGAGGGTCCGGTGTCTCCTGCTACTTTTATCCCAATTATTGAAGAAGCAGGGTTAATTATTCCCATAGGCTATTGGATCATTGAACAGGCCTGTCTTAAGATTAAGGAATGGGAATCCTTGTATCCGGAGCATGTTTGCGTGATGATTAACTTATCAGCTTATCAGCTCGTACATTATAACTTTGCTCAGCGTGTTCACAAAATTATGAGTAAAACAGGTGTTAGACCAGAGCAATTAGGCTTTGAAATAACAGAAAATATGAGCTTGCATGGGATTGATTCGGCTTTATCCGTTTTAAGGGAGCTTAAAGCCCTTGGTTTAAAGCTTGCCCTAGATGATTTTGGCACAGGCTTTTCGACCTTTAGCTATTTGAAGCATTTTCCAATAGATGTGGTTAAAATAGACCGAGCTTTTGTCAAGGATATTAACACAGACCAGCATAGCTTAGCGATCTGTCGCTCAATCATTGATGTTTGTCATTCTCTCAATTTTAAAGTGCTCGCCGAAGGAGTAGAGCTACAGGAGCAGTCGAATTTATTAAAAGAGCTAGGCTGTGATGCGTTTCAAGGGTATTTCTACAGTCCTCCTATGCCTTCCTCAAAAGTACAAACCTATGTTGAGGAATATAACGGCTCCCAATAA
- a CDS encoding ABC transporter permease — MSQSKAYWAIIDGWTMTLRSIKRIFRDIESLLMGILLPIIVMLLFVYVFGGAIQTGTEYVNYVVPGVIITCMGFGSSMIAALVAQDMTGGLFDRLRSMPVLPSSLMVGHVIGSFVRNVLATTIAFIVALLLGFRPEAGFLEWLGVIGVLSLFLLALNWLFIVFGLFVKTVETAYAITFPMLFLPYLSSAFVPTQTMPAWLQVVAENQPMTPLIETLRGLLLGTPIDNNLWLTILWFGGLLVVSIALVTILFNRRKS, encoded by the coding sequence ATGAGTCAGTCTAAAGCGTATTGGGCGATTATAGACGGATGGACGATGACCCTACGGAGTATAAAACGTATTTTTCGAGATATAGAATCTCTTCTAATGGGTATTTTGCTGCCTATTATTGTTATGCTCTTATTTGTTTATGTATTTGGTGGTGCCATTCAAACCGGAACAGAATATGTGAACTATGTTGTTCCTGGCGTTATTATTACATGTATGGGCTTTGGAAGCTCTATGATAGCTGCCCTTGTTGCTCAAGACATGACAGGAGGATTGTTTGACCGTTTACGGAGTATGCCAGTTCTCCCCTCCTCTTTAATGGTTGGTCATGTGATTGGTAGCTTTGTTCGAAATGTACTTGCCACTACTATAGCTTTTATTGTGGCTCTCCTTTTAGGCTTTAGACCAGAAGCAGGGTTCTTAGAGTGGCTTGGGGTGATTGGGGTGTTGAGCCTGTTCTTGCTTGCTCTCAATTGGTTGTTTATTGTCTTTGGCTTATTCGTCAAGACAGTAGAAACAGCGTATGCTATAACGTTTCCCATGTTGTTTTTACCTTATCTAAGCAGTGCTTTTGTCCCGACACAAACGATGCCTGCTTGGCTTCAAGTCGTAGCTGAAAATCAGCCGATGACTCCTCTCATTGAAACGTTACGGGGTCTGCTTCTTGGTACACCAATAGATAATAATCTTTGGTTGACTATCCTTTGGTTCGGTGGATTGCTAGTTGTATCTATTGCTCTAGTAACCATTCTTTTCAACAGACGGAAAAGCTAG
- a CDS encoding SprT-like domain-containing protein, which translates to MEPKTINVDSEKLEDLSQKLSLHFWGKRCDIPVLWNGRLTKSMGRFMFSSRGRTRTALRIELSKHAVRFIPPEIFIAVLLHELCHYHLFIQGQPFEDGHPVFEEELRRVGAISTNVVQLPQKGFELYCSKCHERLGSRKRMNTKHYLSACCKAQILKKEAWLGECKYPGEILKHSKVRLSSNHVKKV; encoded by the coding sequence GTGGAGCCTAAAACAATTAACGTAGATTCAGAGAAGCTTGAAGATCTAAGCCAAAAACTATCTCTTCATTTTTGGGGCAAACGCTGTGATATCCCTGTTCTCTGGAATGGCCGATTAACTAAATCGATGGGACGTTTTATGTTCTCAAGTAGAGGCAGGACACGAACGGCACTACGCATTGAGCTAAGCAAGCATGCTGTACGCTTTATTCCACCAGAGATTTTTATTGCTGTCTTGCTCCATGAGCTTTGTCATTATCATCTTTTTATCCAAGGGCAGCCTTTTGAAGATGGACATCCCGTCTTTGAAGAAGAATTGCGTAGAGTTGGGGCTATATCAACCAATGTGGTACAGCTTCCACAGAAGGGCTTTGAGCTCTATTGTTCGAAGTGTCATGAGAGGCTGGGGAGTAGAAAACGGATGAATACAAAACATTATTTGAGTGCTTGCTGTAAGGCTCAAATTTTGAAGAAGGAAGCATGGCTGGGGGAATGTAAATATCCCGGAGAAATTTTGAAGCATAGTAAGGTGCGGTTGTCTTCTAACCATGTGAAGAAAGTTTAG
- a CDS encoding methyl-accepting chemotaxis protein: protein MLSNLHQLVTKITTASVQVASSAEQLTASATETSKSTEQISEAIQSVALGAEQQVDSSANSQALVMGMSEGMEQVTQHIQQVRQTSGDTTQKAESGVAVVQHTVEQMNVIQEKSSTTASLLNELGGKSNEIGKIVGLITDVSEQTNLLALNAAIEAARAGEHGAGFAVVADEVRKLAEESAQSSNQIKRLIEDIQHNIQQSLSAMKEGTMAVEEGINMVHEAGNSFSSISASVTQVTEQIQEVTTFVQHMSQGTHTLVEASDQIVSISEQTASSTQNIAAAVEEQNASMEEISASSAMLASMAEELQAAVKTFKIY from the coding sequence ATGCTTAGCAATCTGCATCAGCTTGTCACTAAAATAACAACTGCATCCGTGCAGGTAGCTTCCTCAGCGGAGCAGCTCACAGCAAGCGCTACGGAAACGAGCAAGTCCACTGAGCAGATTTCAGAAGCGATTCAATCGGTGGCTCTAGGAGCTGAGCAGCAGGTGGATAGTTCGGCTAATTCACAGGCGCTGGTTATGGGCATGTCTGAAGGAATGGAGCAGGTAACTCAGCATATTCAGCAGGTTCGTCAGACGTCTGGTGACACGACACAAAAAGCAGAATCAGGTGTTGCTGTCGTGCAACATACAGTAGAGCAAATGAATGTGATTCAAGAGAAATCGTCTACAACCGCCTCTTTATTAAATGAATTAGGTGGGAAGTCGAATGAAATTGGCAAGATTGTGGGCTTGATTACGGACGTTTCTGAGCAAACGAACCTTCTAGCCTTGAATGCTGCGATTGAGGCAGCACGTGCCGGGGAGCACGGGGCAGGCTTTGCTGTAGTAGCAGATGAGGTTCGAAAGCTTGCAGAGGAGTCCGCTCAGTCCTCAAATCAAATCAAACGATTGATTGAGGATATCCAGCACAATATTCAGCAGTCTCTCAGTGCAATGAAGGAAGGCACTATGGCTGTTGAGGAAGGCATAAATATGGTGCATGAAGCGGGCAACTCCTTTTCCTCTATCTCTGCTTCTGTGACCCAAGTCACAGAGCAGATACAAGAGGTTACCACTTTTGTTCAACATATGTCTCAAGGAACACATACATTAGTCGAAGCGTCCGATCAAATAGTGTCCATTTCCGAGCAGACCGCTTCCTCTACTCAGAATATAGCTGCAGCGGTAGAAGAACAAAATGCCTCCATGGAGGAGATTTCGGCATCATCTGCTATGCTAGCCTCTATGGCAGAAGAATTACAAGCTGCTGTGAAAACATTTAAAATTTATTAA
- a CDS encoding thioredoxin family protein produces the protein MKKVIIFVGIIAVLFAGLYFVNESSNQSRIPEDNPYGTSRLSSSTIAQLNDPNYQNIILNEELDQKLEDGEDFFVYFFSPECEHCKRATPILVPIAEEMGVEIFKYNLLEFNEGRSKYDIQYTPTLVTYKNGEEVDRAVGAPEEGTAEFYEMFLTQYKD, from the coding sequence GTGAAAAAAGTCATCATTTTTGTAGGTATTATTGCCGTTCTTTTTGCCGGTTTATATTTTGTTAATGAATCCAGTAATCAAAGCCGTATTCCAGAGGATAATCCTTACGGCACAAGTAGATTAAGCTCATCAACAATCGCTCAGCTAAATGATCCTAACTATCAGAACATTATTCTGAACGAGGAGCTAGATCAAAAGCTAGAGGATGGAGAGGACTTTTTCGTTTACTTCTTTAGTCCTGAATGTGAGCACTGTAAAAGAGCTACCCCGATTTTAGTACCTATCGCAGAAGAAATGGGAGTAGAGATTTTTAAATACAATCTTCTAGAATTTAATGAAGGAAGAAGCAAGTACGATATTCAATACACGCCAACCCTAGTAACGTATAAGAATGGGGAAGAGGTTGACCGTGCAGTAGGTGCTCCAGAGGAAGGCACAGCTGAGTTCTATGAGATGTTTTTAACGCAGTATAAGGATTAA
- a CDS encoding ATP-binding cassette domain-containing protein — MHDSVISVLDLKKSYGAHTVLDGLSFEVARGTIFALLGENGSGKTTTIRILSTLTMADHGSVRIAGLDINHAPNDVKKLISLTGQYASVDELLTGEENLFIMGRLNHLASKKVKERTRELLEQFDLVDAAKKLVKTYSGGMRRRLDIAISLFSNPEIIFLDEPTTGLDPRSRKNMWDLIQQLAKTGVTIFLTTQYLEEADQLADEIAIMNGGRIVQKGTAEDLKRMIGNEKVELGFNQLGYLEKANHLLQGQMDTTSLTLSLNTKGQTEELRNLLNVLHEHGIEPTSVEFRKPTLDDVFLSITSPAAERSAV, encoded by the coding sequence ATGCATGATTCCGTTATTTCTGTCCTTGATTTAAAGAAGAGTTATGGAGCCCATACTGTGTTAGATGGATTAAGCTTTGAAGTGGCTCGCGGGACGATTTTTGCCCTGCTTGGTGAAAATGGTTCTGGAAAAACAACGACCATTCGTATCCTTTCTACTCTAACCATGGCTGATCATGGGTCTGTGAGGATTGCTGGCTTAGACATCAATCACGCTCCAAACGACGTTAAGAAGCTAATCAGCTTAACTGGACAGTATGCGTCTGTTGATGAGCTTTTGACAGGAGAAGAAAATCTGTTCATTATGGGACGATTAAATCACCTTGCTTCTAAAAAGGTAAAAGAACGAACAAGAGAGCTTCTAGAACAGTTTGATCTGGTAGATGCCGCTAAAAAACTAGTGAAAACCTATTCGGGGGGAATGCGACGTAGACTCGATATTGCCATCAGCCTGTTTTCCAACCCTGAAATTATCTTTCTTGATGAGCCAACCACAGGATTAGATCCTAGAAGTCGCAAAAATATGTGGGATCTGATTCAACAGCTAGCCAAAACTGGAGTGACGATTTTTCTAACCACTCAGTATCTTGAAGAGGCTGACCAGCTTGCCGATGAAATTGCGATTATGAATGGTGGAAGAATTGTGCAAAAAGGGACGGCTGAGGATTTAAAACGGATGATTGGAAATGAAAAAGTAGAGCTAGGCTTCAATCAGCTTGGTTACCTTGAAAAGGCAAACCACCTCCTACAAGGACAGATGGACACTACATCTTTGACTCTTTCCTTGAACACCAAGGGGCAGACGGAAGAGCTAAGAAATTTGTTAAACGTATTACATGAACACGGAATTGAACCCACCTCTGTCGAATTTCGAAAGCCGACACTGGATGATGTTTTTTTAAGTATAACCAGCCCCGCAGCTGAAAGGAGTGCAGTCTAA
- a CDS encoding disulfide oxidoreductase — protein MKKQGNFLSWMIATIATSGSLFFSEVMRFTPCNLCWYQRILMYPLAIILLIATVKQDRRISSYVLPFSGIGMLMSFYHYLLEKTDLFPSSDAACGLVPCTTEYINWFGFVTIPFLALVAFTLITIIHGYLWISNRKGS, from the coding sequence ATGAAGAAACAAGGGAACTTTTTAAGCTGGATGATAGCAACCATAGCTACGTCTGGGAGTCTTTTCTTTTCTGAGGTCATGCGATTTACACCATGTAATCTATGCTGGTATCAAAGGATTTTAATGTATCCCCTTGCTATTATATTGCTTATCGCTACAGTGAAGCAGGATAGACGCATTTCTAGCTATGTACTGCCTTTTTCGGGTATAGGGATGCTAATGTCCTTTTATCACTACCTGCTTGAAAAAACAGATCTATTCCCAAGCTCAGATGCAGCTTGTGGGCTAGTTCCGTGTACCACAGAATATATTAACTGGTTTGGGTTTGTAACCATACCCTTCCTAGCTTTAGTTGCCTTTACACTTATTACGATTATTCATGGTTATCTTTGGATTAGCAACAGAAAGGGGTCTTAA
- a CDS encoding heterodisulfide reductase-related iron-sulfur binding cluster: MSWLSVVNLIAFLAVLSYVLYLFSYIVYSRYLFVKLGQKTDFKKAFKERINELLVQMFGHKKLLKDKKSGIMHFFIFYGFIILQLGAIDLIGKGLTGNAYWLPLGSAYPFFVLMQEITVVIILLAVGYAGYRRFVEKLPRLKRNAKASLVIIFIFALMFTVIMSLGFEAVMLTQSGELATGFHPFHPISSVIGIAFSWMNYSVASAMFYTFWWAHNLVLFAFLIYVPQSKHFHILVAPINIFFKRQVHPGKLSTIDFEDESAEEFGVGKIENFTQKQFMDLYACVECGRCTNMCPASGTGKMLSPMDLITKLRDHLTEKGAAITSRTPWMPAFAFSETKGNQLAMAQAKVLQAGENETAATAEKELLSNFEYSIDLIGDVITEEEIWACTTCRNCEDECPVLNEHVDKIIDMRRYLVLTEGKVAQEAQRTFNNIERQSNPWGINRSERSNWRDEFEDITVPTVKEVDDFEILWFVGSMGSFDNRNKKVAHAFAKLMNEAGVRFAILGNEEKNSGDTARRMGNEFLFQQLCQENIEILSKYNVKKIVTACPHTYNTLKNEYPEFGLEAEVIHHTELIAELLKEGKLKPTKELPERITYHDSCYLGRYNNIYELPREILKAIPGVSIVEMERNRETGMCCGAGGGMMWLEETEGKRVNIARTEQALAVSPSIISSGCPYCLTMMSDGTKALEVEEKVATMDIAEILVQAIEFEKAS, from the coding sequence ATGAGCTGGTTATCTGTCGTTAATTTGATCGCTTTTCTTGCCGTATTAAGCTATGTTCTGTATTTATTTAGCTACATTGTGTATAGCCGATATTTATTCGTGAAGCTAGGACAAAAAACAGACTTCAAAAAAGCGTTTAAAGAGCGCATCAATGAGCTGCTTGTCCAGATGTTTGGTCATAAGAAGCTATTAAAGGATAAGAAAAGTGGAATCATGCACTTTTTTATATTTTATGGCTTTATCATTTTGCAACTCGGAGCCATTGATTTAATAGGAAAAGGGCTGACTGGAAACGCATACTGGCTGCCCCTAGGCTCGGCATATCCGTTTTTTGTTCTTATGCAAGAAATCACTGTTGTCATCATTTTGCTAGCAGTAGGGTATGCAGGGTATCGACGTTTCGTAGAAAAGCTACCACGTTTAAAAAGAAATGCTAAAGCTAGTTTGGTGATTATCTTTATCTTTGCGCTTATGTTTACTGTCATCATGTCACTCGGCTTTGAAGCGGTGATGCTTACACAGTCTGGTGAGTTAGCTACTGGCTTTCATCCGTTTCACCCGATTTCTTCTGTTATTGGAATAGCTTTTAGCTGGATGAACTATAGCGTGGCAAGTGCGATGTTTTATACGTTTTGGTGGGCTCATAATCTTGTTCTTTTTGCCTTCCTTATTTATGTCCCACAATCCAAGCACTTTCATATCCTTGTTGCGCCTATCAATATCTTTTTCAAGCGTCAGGTGCATCCGGGGAAACTAAGCACCATAGATTTCGAGGATGAGTCTGCGGAAGAGTTCGGAGTCGGCAAAATTGAGAATTTTACACAGAAGCAGTTTATGGATCTGTATGCCTGTGTGGAATGTGGACGCTGTACGAATATGTGTCCTGCTTCAGGTACAGGAAAAATGCTTTCCCCGATGGATCTGATTACAAAGCTAAGAGATCATCTTACGGAGAAAGGTGCAGCCATTACGTCAAGAACCCCTTGGATGCCTGCTTTTGCGTTTAGTGAAACGAAGGGGAATCAGCTGGCTATGGCGCAGGCAAAGGTGCTTCAAGCAGGGGAGAATGAGACAGCAGCAACCGCAGAGAAGGAGCTACTTTCCAACTTTGAATATAGCATTGATCTGATCGGGGATGTCATTACAGAGGAAGAAATATGGGCTTGTACAACGTGTCGGAACTGTGAGGATGAATGTCCTGTACTGAATGAACATGTAGATAAAATCATCGATATGAGACGCTATTTAGTTCTTACAGAAGGGAAAGTAGCCCAAGAGGCGCAGCGTACTTTTAACAATATTGAGCGTCAAAGCAATCCCTGGGGGATCAATCGTAGTGAGCGGAGCAATTGGAGAGATGAGTTTGAGGATATTACCGTTCCAACAGTAAAAGAAGTAGATGATTTCGAAATCCTGTGGTTTGTCGGATCTATGGGCAGCTTTGATAATAGAAATAAAAAGGTCGCACACGCCTTTGCAAAGCTCATGAATGAAGCAGGAGTACGCTTTGCCATTCTAGGGAATGAGGAGAAAAACTCTGGAGATACGGCACGTCGTATGGGGAATGAGTTTCTGTTCCAGCAGCTTTGTCAGGAAAACATCGAAATCCTAAGCAAGTATAACGTTAAGAAAATTGTTACAGCATGCCCGCATACGTACAATACGCTGAAAAACGAATATCCTGAGTTTGGTTTAGAGGCAGAGGTGATCCACCATACAGAGCTAATAGCTGAGCTCCTGAAAGAGGGTAAGCTAAAGCCAACGAAGGAGCTTCCTGAAAGAATTACGTACCACGATTCCTGCTACCTTGGGCGCTATAACAACATTTATGAACTACCAAGGGAGATCCTTAAAGCGATTCCTGGAGTATCCATTGTAGAGATGGAACGAAATCGGGAAACAGGAATGTGCTGTGGGGCAGGTGGAGGAATGATGTGGCTAGAGGAAACGGAAGGAAAACGGGTGAACATTGCTCGAACGGAGCAAGCGTTAGCTGTCAGCCCATCCATTATTTCTAGCGGCTGTCCGTATTGCTTAACAATGATGAGTGATGGGACGAAGGCTCTAGAGGTGGAGGAGAAGGTAGCCACGATGGATATCGCTGAGATTTTAGTACAGGCGATTGAGTTTGAAAAGGCAAGCTAA
- a CDS encoding TetR/AcrR family transcriptional regulator — protein sequence MSPMNTDQLEQKKQERKVQIMRAALKVFADNGIKLTKMNMIAKEAKISYGLVYHYFESKEQVLYESLEWGMERNKTKEMFDELNKKQLSALEKIKSFMMVAFKEGDTGRTGDVFRIIQHLHSSPDLPTHIHELIEQSGKVYIETLYPLFMEGQESGEIIEGNAEELLRMYLTILSGIMAEDPLFWKENTEWKVSILIRMIAA from the coding sequence ATGTCACCTATGAATACGGATCAATTAGAACAAAAGAAACAGGAACGAAAAGTACAAATTATGCGAGCTGCTCTTAAAGTATTTGCTGATAATGGCATTAAGCTCACGAAAATGAATATGATTGCAAAAGAAGCCAAGATAAGCTATGGATTAGTGTACCATTACTTTGAATCTAAAGAGCAGGTGCTTTATGAAAGTCTCGAATGGGGCATGGAGAGAAACAAAACGAAGGAAATGTTTGATGAGTTGAATAAGAAACAACTGAGCGCCCTGGAGAAAATTAAATCGTTTATGATGGTCGCCTTTAAAGAAGGAGATACAGGAAGAACTGGTGATGTGTTTCGAATCATTCAGCATTTACATTCCTCCCCTGATTTACCTACTCATATTCATGAACTCATTGAACAATCGGGCAAAGTCTATATAGAAACCTTGTATCCTTTATTTATGGAAGGTCAGGAGTCTGGAGAAATTATTGAAGGCAATGCAGAAGAGCTACTTCGTATGTACCTAACGATTCTGTCAGGTATCATGGCTGAGGATCCGTTATTTTGGAAGGAGAATACAGAATGGAAGGTTAGCATTTTAATTAGGATGATTGCAGCCTGA